taatttacggtgactcacactcatgcgctatttattatgcaccctctcaacttataatacccttattattcctttaagtccttattcacatcatggtcgcttcatttttctaagtatcttaggttcattctctttatcgttgtcggctccgcttatggattcttacggtttctactcgcgcggtctcggctccgatatttttataaaattgagaaatcattatttttacttgaaatttttgtTATAGTTAGGAAACccaatattttactctctgtaaagatttcatgatttatgaacacttttaagtcaatcctttatattttcaaaattcgtgatttgtagcagtttttgtcgcgtaaatcatttttactaaaaggaccataacttttgatccgtaaatcggaatcaagtgattcaagcgcctaaacgatccttataacattgccTATTATAATCaggggttatttttcaagaaactacagtttaaaacttcgggactttctgcagaaacttaatgttatgattcgttggttttaacggagttacgctTACGAttggggtttcgtttacgccctaactcttaacacaaccatcAATAATCATCATTTAAtaatcaacacacaaactcctctcaataacatcatgttcttgaggcaacaacaatcaaccttaaatctacttaacttaaacttcaagatctcaacaataccacttcttaaactaagttttctaccacatactaaatggatcttaaaaatgaatcttaaataaagttgggccaaatatttttacctttcttgaaagcttgagatgtgttcttgatgatggtggaggcttggaagtgttTGGTATGaattttggaacctaaaaccaccattgaaatcaagaaaccaaagagaggttactattcatactattcactagtgagtttcttgaatttatttcacccatcaaaccttgataaaaaaagatgaaagaattttcttaccttagtttaattgctaggaggcttgagaattaatgggatgattttaccatggctagaacttgagattttgaattGGACTTCCCCTTCTTTtgcattagggccgaatggaagcatcaaggggggtatttatactcctcttggttgtttagcttggttgatttgctaggtaacttctaggaaatggggtggaagatcttgcacttgatttttattctcctaggttgaatcctaggtttattcttattgcaaatcttagggacaaatcttgggtagcttcctagaaactacttatgttagcttccttagcacattatttggatagcttgcttgataatcctatggttagcttactatttgataaagtaaccatggttacttttttaccatggtttagttagtgcgttacgtttatttaatcgattacacgttcgctcggttgcttaaacgttttcgtaatacttactcgcaAATGGTTCACGACATAATTCCTTTAATATTTCTTCcctatatttttaattatcatacttgaatataaatccgtagggttttaatctcgtaattatattgtgattctcgtaatcctcggtgagtcgtaaatacggttgtttttcaaagttcattttcttcgaaaactaatatcgtttatgttgggttccgaaggcataaaacacAGCGAATAAgagtaaataaaacaaaaaaaaattcgaaacccaaaaacaggatccatgtataattatgggcagattatggagataacgaatcatacctttcaagagcttaactttcacgaactcaacggagatcctagctatcacgctttgtgtctacctctcggagaaacacctctatggtatccacacgagcaccttcaagaacgtctcatgaacttgactacggaatggatgtattagcctccttcttgacgatctgaattgcctctgcctctctttgctgctagggttttctcaaaaacgtacaagccactttaacctatcattatgtatttaaaatggttgattaaaaaggcccataacagcaaagctcaaccctagtaggtattggattaaataataaaaacgaatttctattatttaattaataactaagtcatacttaattattatggacaaaaatattccttttaattcgaatttatattatctcaattaagtcttacttaattataataaaatttaaataatcatcaattaatttaaatccataatttaaattaactattccattaagtgctctatttgtgcgaccctataggctattatttaattggcaataattttattctctaataaaattataaacaatgagcggtatctagtaatacatcattgttacccaattaaacaataattaaatcgtgattagataaaacctttcgtgattaatgtttttcgtgtaatataatccctttaaccatacatattatagattaaactcgaggcatgtatttagtcatcctcttcaacatttaatccggatttacttgatccatgagtagattatcgagacaaatcattatttgagcatagtcatgcttttataatctcactcaatcaagaggccaataatatctctcctaattataggagggttaaatcatttatctatcattcatatttctcatacgatttatgatatacccgatgtccacttttatcatcacccgatcaaaagtaacttttaatgtagtcaaagtatattaatcctcgtatagaaatataatgatttcaagtcaaaggatcgttacaccattatcactgtgagtctttcttatgactttattaaacatgaagaatctcactgtgggtctgtccagtaccatgtactctcacatgtacctatgtattgactttagtatccccatacttataaccaatgagatgtggttatcttgtcaaacaacatactagtctatctatgtattattattgtcctatataataatactcgactagggacctttaagaatatgatatattatataatctcaagttcaagtcatgtacttaaactatacaatttgtatcatgattctaaggacatttattatgctaacaaaatatcgcagtaattaaggtcataagaaatacatttattgaatgatcaactgacataaagattataaaagaataatgtattgcctctagggcacctacactaacagtttacatacactcatttagtacgtataatcgtaatatcaactccgaaactcattttctcatgcactacatagtgtgggctcaaaagtttttccccgtccgtcagggttactattcattaaacgttttacaaggtttcaaaaattcaagttattatattaccattcataaggatcttttaccgatgtcaaaaatttgggttcttacaattTCCTTGTCACTTGTCCAATCCTTGTGGCTTGATGACATCATCTTTCTCTAATCCTCTTAATTAATACTTAATTGCTTGGTTAATCTCCTTGTTATTTGTATAAGTttgatccttggtcgcttatttattttacggttcgcttaactctcgttctcgttgttcgtttgagagatcatatccggaatcttattatttgggcttccataaaattttcttaatatcttatgtttttttaatgatcctctgttataattcttgaattgaattccttttaatcatgttgccttatacttaattctttcggtatctgctggattttcgggaaaaataaaagtgttggaattcgaattcgaattctgacgacctttacatacacacATTTacattatggagtactaatatgatctcagaatttccataacagaaCTCCTATATAgggtggtctgataattttcatTAGTCAATAACTTTAGCAAAAGTCATTATTCattaaaattacaaaaattggggttattacaaggaCTGTACTTACTTTTCAAATAAACAAGTACTTTAGTTTTTAATACAAGTTTAATTTTCTTAAAATCTATGACATTCACcaaaccgtaaaacaaataaaagACAAATGGAGTACCTTATAATTTtatatatcattttaaaaatttgaaaaataaatctGATTCTATTGCGGAAAACGAATTATATATAAATttcattaaatttttttaaaatatgtatacaaaattgattttaaatttgattttacCAAAGAATCAGTTTCAATCAATTTAATTCTTTTTTAAATAGAAAAGTAATGTAATTTCCTTTTTTACtctttttattgaaaaaaatgtgtgttatattttattagtaaAAGGTATTGTTTACCAGATTCTTAATAAATATGAATAAGTTGTCCCTAATCCAAATTACATTTCTAATAATATAAAACTACTAAATTTTAGAACTTAAATTTTACCTTAACATTGAAATTAAATTTATGTCAAATATAATAGTAATGGTTTTTAGagattttattaaaaataataattttcaattttttaacaATTTTATATCTTTTGAAAGTAATTAAAAAAATAGGGTTTGCGCAATTTATCTGGACAAAAAACTGAATTTTTTGAAATTACATTTAAAGTTGCATTGGATTTTATTTGAGATTGCATATTTTGcaaaacaaaatttaaaaattatattattacaAATGAAAacttaaaaaatcatatttttataaaaaaaaattcaaaaaaatgtatttttgaaaaaaacttctagtttttattaattttagGATTAAATAATATGTGTGAGAAAGATAAAATAGCAGAGAAATAGTCTGGTTGGGTGTATGTGGGCTGGTCCTAGACCTGAACCAGACACAAGTAGTAGAAGTGTGTAGAGTGCACGGACACTTGAACTAACAACGAAAGAAGGTTCTGGAAGACCAAACATAAACTGCTCCTACTCTTACAAAACACAAAGTAAACCCCTAATCTTAAACATTACCAAAACTCCAAACACACCCTTCAGCTGCTACTTCTCCTCTTCCTTATCCAAACACAAACCCTAATTTCACTCCAATGGCTTCTGCTAATGCCATTTCAACTGCTTCTATTCTCTCCTCTCCCACTCAGGTACTAACCCTTTTCATTCTACATATGTTTCTTAATACTTGTGTTTCTGTTTTTttttaatgttttaatttttaattgtGTTGAAATGGGTTGTTTTCTTTGTTGTTTTAGGGGAGTTTGAGAGGCAATAGAGTAAATCAATTGCAAGGGCAGAAGGTGAATTATATGCCTAATAATGGTGGAAGGAGCAGGAGGCTTGCTGTTCGAGCTGCTGCTAAAGAAATTGCGTTTGATCAGAAATCGAGAGCTGCGCTTCAGAGTGGGATTGATAAGCTTGCTGATGCTGTTGGTCTTACTCTTGGTCCTAGAGGTAGTCTCAACTTTTGTTTGGTGGATTGTATAGTCTGTCTCCGTAAAATGTTGTTGACTTTGtgtgaattttttttttatcttttcttGTTTTGTTTTGGTGAATTGTCTAATTTTTCTGTAAAATGTCATTGATTTTGTGTAAATTTTTGAACTTTTCTAGTTTTGTTTGGTGAATTGTATAGTTTGTGGTAGTGAAATGTTGTTGAATTTGTGTGAATTTTTAATCTTTTCTTGTCTTGTTTTGGTGGATTCTCTAATTGGTCTGCAAAATGTCATTGAATTTGTGTGAAGTTTTGAACTGTTCTTGTTCTGTTTGGTGAATTGTGGTCGAATTTGTGTAAAGTTTTGATCTTTTTGTTGTTTATGTTTGTGAATGGTTGAATTTATGTGTTGTTATATGTGTTTTTGGTAGAAGCTAATTGATTACAGGTTGATACAATTTGAAAGTATATCTAGTTAATTGTGGTAAAATGTCTTTCTATTTGTATAATTGGACATGCCGGTTTGTTGAATAATTGGCCTATTAAAGTTTTGTACCACGACGGGTTGATTGGAGAAGTGTCTCAGAAATAGGCGGTGCTCTGTTTGCGCAAATTGTTTCTTTTGCCATTTTTAGTGTAACACCAAAATTATGTGAAATTCCAAATCTTTATGTGAAAATATCTTGTATTTTGCTTAATAGCCTCTGTTAGGACCAGATTAGTTAAATGCTTATATCTGTATTGgcaaattataaatatataattttgagCTTTTAAGGCTCTACCTTTTAATTGTATTGGATTGGTGAAACTCTGCGTACAGTGGATTCATATAGTTGGTATGATCTGAGTTGCTATCATATATACTGTATGTATTCTTTTCTTACATTTCgatttatcattatttattttgTAATATTGATTATTTGCTTCCTGTTAATTTTTCTACTTAATAATCTCGTGTAGAGATTAAGACATGCGTACAGGAATAGTTATTATATGGCTGTGGACATGGACAAGTGTATTGAACATACAATTATGAATAATTACATTTAATTGATTCTGTGTGAAAAAGAATCATGTTTTCCTCAGATTTTAAATCAAGCTAGTTTATAACCAACAGTGATTAATGAATATCAATAAGTTGTTTTTGTAGTTCTAAATGTATTGATGTATATATTTACTGTTGTTTTCAAGTACTGTGCAGTTGTTTCTTTGCACGCATGAGGAATTTTATTTTGCTTTGTTTTTTTTATGATGATACTGGATGTTTCTTTGAGCTCATTCACCTCGGAAAATGCTGAATGCAGCTTCTTGTACATTTTTTAAAGTAAAAGTGTTGTAATACCCCATGTCAACTGATGTATTTTTTTAAATCTTCAAGGGAGGAATGTTGTCTTGGATGAATTTGGAACCCCTAAAGTGGTTAATGATGGCGTTACAATTGCTCGAGCTATAGAGCTTCCTGATGCTATGGAAAATGCTGGTGCTGCTCTTATTAGGGAGGTTTGTGCCATCAAGAATTTGATTCTATTCTTTCAGGCTGACTTCTCTCCTATCTGCTTCCAAcacttttttatttttatttgtcaaATTTTGTGAAGGTTGCAAGTAAAACCAACGATTCTGCGGGTGATGGTACAACAACTGCGTCCATTCTTGCACGTGAAATAATCAACCTTGGTCTCTTGAGTGTGACCTCTGGTGCTAACCCTGTTTCAATTAAGAAGGGGATAGATAAAACAGTCCTGGCCCTGATTGAAGAGCTAGAGAAAAAAGCAAGACCAGTTCAAGGTCGTGATGACATAAAAGGTAGGGATTGGCAGTTGTTTCTACACTCGGTAATTTATACGTAGTTGAATTCTCTATTGTAAGTATAATTATCTGCTGAAAATTTTGTTAAATAATTTTAGCTATTGCATCCATCTCTGCTGGAAATGATGATATTATTGGTACAATGGTTGCGGACGCAATTGACAAAGTTGGTCCTGATGGTGTTTTATCGATTGAATCCTCGTCTTCTTTTGAGACAACTGTCGATGTAGAGGAGGGAATGGAGGTTTGTATCTATTTTGGACTTTAacggcacttgacttcattttataGTTCTGAGacaaatatttataaataatgtATGAATGTGGCTGGTAAGGCTGGATCATAATTTTGCTCATTTGGTGATCCTTTTTGATGTTACAGATTGATAGAGGATACATCTCACCGCAGTTTGTTACAAACCCTGAGAAAATGATAGCTGAATTTGAGAATGCTAGAGTATTGGTTACTGATCAGAAAATCTCTGCAATAAAAGACATAATTCCCCTGCTAGAGAAGACCACCCAGTTGCGAGCGCCTTTGCTTATCATTGCTGAAGATATCACGGGGGAAGCTTTGGCTACACTTGTAGTGAACAAACTGAGGGGCATAATCAATGTTGCTGCTATCAAAGCACCTGGTTTTGGAGAGAGGAGAAAAGCGCTGCTTCAAGATATTGCAATTATGACAGGTGAGCAGTGTACAAGTTAATACAGCAAGCTGTTATAGAAATAATGGTTTTGAATACACCAAGAGTCGAAGGACAGAATTTTTTTTGTCTAAACATTGTAGGAGGTATCAGTTTAAAAGGTGTAAAGTGTGCTACATAACAAACTATCTTTCCTCAAAGCTACAGATTTATGAGAAGCTGCAAAGAAAACACTTTTATTACAAATTCTTATTTATCAGAAAAATTTTACtgtttaaaaatcaaaataacaAATGTTCAAGTTTTGTGGTGGTGATTCTGCTAATTTGAATTGTTGTGTTCACTTAAAGGAGCCGAATACCAAGCCAGTGACTTGAGTTTACTCATTGAGAATACGTCTGTTGAACAGCTTGGTTTGGCAAGAAAGATCACCATTACAAAAGATTCAACAACCATTATTGCTGATGCCGCGTCAAAAGATGAGATCCAGGCCAGGATTGCACAGATTAAGAAAGAATTGTCTGAGACCGACTCTGTTTATGATTCTGAAAAACTTGCAGAGAGAATCGCCAAGTTATCAGGTGGGGTTGCCGTTATTAAGGTAGGTGCTGCAACTGAAACTGAGCTTGAGGATCGTAAGCTTCGTATTGAGGATGCAAAGAATGCAACTTTCGCTGCCATAGAGGAAGGTATTGTGCCTGGTGGTGGTGCTGCCTTGGTTCATTTGTCAGAATTTGTTCCTGCTATTAAGGCCAATCTTGAGGATGCTGAGGAGCGTCTCGGAGCTGACATTGTACAGAAGGTAATGAATGGTGCTGCTTATTGATAAATAAAGTAGCGACTAGTCTCTTTTGTATGTTCCTAATTCATTGTTAAATTCATGATTTATTCAATATCATAAAGTTAGTGCTCGAGTCTCATGCTTTAGTTCTGTGTTAGTAGACCTGTCTAGTTTCTACTTTATGTTTGTTGCACCAAGTAAGCATAGTTGTGGAGAAGGTAAAGGCTTACTATAGTTATGTGCATTTGGAGAGAGATACTTTGAAGCCAATTACTCTGGACTAGATTTCCATCTCTGATAAACCTGTAATTTATCCTCTCAGTATACTATCTTATATTATTTTGGGTATTGCTGATTGATATTTTCCTTGTAGGCTTTGGTAGCACCTGCATCTCTAATAGCCCAAAATGCTGGAGTTGAAGGTGAAGTAGTAGTGGAAAAGGTGAAGGCCAGTGAATGGGAGGTTGGTTATAATGCAATGACCGACAAGTACGAGAACTTGGTTAATGCTGGTGTAATTGATCCGGCAAAGGTAACAAGGTGTGCATTGCAAAATGCAGCATCAGTTGCAGGTATGGTCCTTACTACACAAGCTATTGTTGTGGAAAAGGCAAAGCCTAAGACAGCTGCAGCTGGTACGCCGCAAGGTATGTCTATATGATGACTGATTTCGAGCCTTTAGTTTGTTAGAGCCGGGAGCGTTAAGGTGGTTTATTAAGCATAAAATGTGGGGTTACCACATGTTGGCCCTCCTGGTTAGGTCATTTGTATGAATAGTTTTTTCACTAAATTTTGACATACAACTCTTGGTACTATTTTCATAATAATCTGTTATTGTTGAGAGGGAAAATGCAACATCTTTACTAACGTTTGTCAAGTGTCAAGTGCCAAGTGCACAAGAACTTGATGAACAAGGTTGATCCCTCTTTCTTTCTCTAGGGTGAAAGTAGCCCATTATAATGTAAAATTGAGAACCCCCAGATGCTTATGCTtttttagttgttgataattaaAACCCCAACACTTCACATTCAATAAAGTAAAAAGCGAAAGAAAAGAGAACCTATGTAATACGCTAGACCTCCGAGGGGTTTGTGGATTTAACGCCAGCAGATTGAATTAACTATTTTGAGCGGGAATCCAAGTAGCTGTGTAGAATAAAATTATTTGGTAAATAGTTGTATTCAAACTACGTTAGCATCAATTGCACGAATAATACCTATATCGAATAATGGAAGTTTGTGAAATGTGTATGCACGAGAAGTTGGGGAATTTATATTGACGGACCTGAACCAACGGGTGGCCCATAACATTAGCACCCTCGCACTTTCCATTTCGTAAACCAATTTCTTTATTTATTTTGGGATGCTGCTAACTTTCTACCAAAATTTCTAAAAAACGTTCTCCTTTCTAAAACAATATTAGATCTCCCGGAAATTTA
The sequence above is drawn from the Apium graveolens cultivar Ventura chromosome 2, ASM990537v1, whole genome shotgun sequence genome and encodes:
- the LOC141707391 gene encoding ruBisCO large subunit-binding protein subunit alpha, which encodes MASANAISTASILSSPTQGSLRGNRVNQLQGQKVNYMPNNGGRSRRLAVRAAAKEIAFDQKSRAALQSGIDKLADAVGLTLGPRGRNVVLDEFGTPKVVNDGVTIARAIELPDAMENAGAALIREVASKTNDSAGDGTTTASILAREIINLGLLSVTSGANPVSIKKGIDKTVLALIEELEKKARPVQGRDDIKAIASISAGNDDIIGTMVADAIDKVGPDGVLSIESSSSFETTVDVEEGMEIDRGYISPQFVTNPEKMIAEFENARVLVTDQKISAIKDIIPLLEKTTQLRAPLLIIAEDITGEALATLVVNKLRGIINVAAIKAPGFGERRKALLQDIAIMTGAEYQASDLSLLIENTSVEQLGLARKITITKDSTTIIADAASKDEIQARIAQIKKELSETDSVYDSEKLAERIAKLSGGVAVIKVGAATETELEDRKLRIEDAKNATFAAIEEGIVPGGGAALVHLSEFVPAIKANLEDAEERLGADIVQKALVAPASLIAQNAGVEGEVVVEKVKASEWEVGYNAMTDKYENLVNAGVIDPAKVTRCALQNAASVAGMVLTTQAIVVEKAKPKTAAAGTPQGMSI